In a genomic window of Bos mutus isolate GX-2022 chromosome 6, NWIPB_WYAK_1.1, whole genome shotgun sequence:
- the MRPS18C gene encoding small ribosomal subunit protein bS18m, whose product MAAVLGLCGGLGKRKFTRFPTAFVCLTNSGTRAVLWRSCSQCKQVTSSEDLPIPMENPYKEPLKKCILCEKRVDYKNVQLLSQFISPFTGCIYGRHITGLCGKKQREITKAIKRAQILGFMPVTYKDPAYLKDPKVCNIRYRE is encoded by the exons ATGGctgctgtgctaggtctttgcgGTGGGCTAGGGAAGAGAAAGTTTACGCGTTTCCCAACGGCTTTTGTCTGCCTCACAAATTCCGGGACTCGTGCAG TGCTGTGGAGAAGTTGTTCACAATGTAAACAGGTAACCAGCAGTGAGGACCTG CCTATTCCAATGGAAAATCCTTACAAGGAGCCTCTGAAAAAATGTATCTTGTGTGAAAAACGTGTAGATTATAAGAATGTACAG CTTTTATCCCagtttatttctccatttacTGGATGCATTTATGGAAGGCACATAACag gtCTTTGTgggaagaaacaaagagaaatcaCAAAAGCAATTAAGAGAGCTCAAATATTGG GGTTTATGCCAGTTACATACAAGGATCCTGCCTATCTCAAAGACCCTAAAGTTTGTAACATCAGATATAGGGAGTAA